A window of Apium graveolens cultivar Ventura chromosome 8, ASM990537v1, whole genome shotgun sequence contains these coding sequences:
- the LOC141678963 gene encoding uncharacterized protein LOC141678963 isoform X2, whose protein sequence is MKVLEAEVWGLWANTDSFCFFCEQVEGIRFYSSQAKLVGKGLSNSEKAQKLALQHWLGVGHNLTCTMMYGLQVKVFNLSSTGWILVMTKM, encoded by the exons ATGAAGGTTCTTGAAGCAGAAGTTTGGGGTCTTTGGGCAAACACTGATTCTTTCTGTTTTTTCTGCGAGCAG GTGGAAGGCATTAGATTTTACAGTTCTCAGGCGAAGCTCG TCGGGAAGGGCTTAAGCAATAGTGAAAAAGCTCAAAAGTTAGCTCTACAACATTGGCTTGGAGTA GGACACAATTTAACATGTACTATGATGTATGGTTTGCAAGTGAAAGTGTTCAACCTTTCTTCTACTG GTTGGATATTGGTGATGACAAAGATGTAA
- the LOC141678963 gene encoding uncharacterized protein LOC141678963 isoform X1, with product MKVLEAEVWGLWANTDSFCFFCEQVEGIRFYSSQAKLGIWFCFFGSVLFIGLVGKGLSNSEKAQKLALQHWLGVGHNLTCTMMYGLQVKVFNLSSTGWILVMTKM from the exons ATGAAGGTTCTTGAAGCAGAAGTTTGGGGTCTTTGGGCAAACACTGATTCTTTCTGTTTTTTCTGCGAGCAG GTGGAAGGCATTAGATTTTACAGTTCTCAGGCGAAGCTCGGTATTTGGTTCTGTTTTTTTGGTTCTGTTCTTTTTATTGGGCTAG TCGGGAAGGGCTTAAGCAATAGTGAAAAAGCTCAAAAGTTAGCTCTACAACATTGGCTTGGAGTA GGACACAATTTAACATGTACTATGATGTATGGTTTGCAAGTGAAAGTGTTCAACCTTTCTTCTACTG GTTGGATATTGGTGATGACAAAGATGTAA
- the LOC141678963 gene encoding uncharacterized protein LOC141678963 isoform X3: MKVLEAEVWGLWANTDSFCFFCEQVEGIRFYSSQAKLGIWFCFFGSVLFIGLVGKGLSNSEKAQKLINDITRDTI; this comes from the exons ATGAAGGTTCTTGAAGCAGAAGTTTGGGGTCTTTGGGCAAACACTGATTCTTTCTGTTTTTTCTGCGAGCAG GTGGAAGGCATTAGATTTTACAGTTCTCAGGCGAAGCTCGGTATTTGGTTCTGTTTTTTTGGTTCTGTTCTTTTTATTGGGCTAG TCGGGAAGGGCTTAAGCAATAGTGAAAAAGCTCAAAA ATTGATCAATGACATCACTAGGGACACAATTTAA